The sequence below is a genomic window from Gossypium hirsutum isolate 1008001.06 chromosome A11, Gossypium_hirsutum_v2.1, whole genome shotgun sequence.
gatttaattataaaaaatttaaatacaaaacatgaataagtctataataaaattattaatttaatttaatgatatatttattcaatttatttacatAGAAAAAGTGGACAATTTTTTTATCAATctaatacaaaatttttattcaatCAATTCTTCTAGAATAAAATTTTTTGGTCCCCTCTACAATAATTTTTAGACCATACATGAAATCGAACAAacttgtataataataaaaaaattaatttgattcgTTTATTTTCTGACATagcaaaatattgattaaaactaaGTCAATAAAAGAGCCTAGTAGCATTAATTTTCAATAATTGCTGATTTAAAAAATTGTCGATTAAAAATAAGGGATACTATAAAAATTGGATAAGGTAGCGGTCGAATTAAAATTAGTCGACATATTTACTAAATATTAATTGAATCGATATTATTCAATTATTGTAGTTGTAACATAATATTTTCTATTCTAATTAGGGGTAGGAGGATAtatgaataatttttaaaatatatataaaaaattcgaCGCATTTGATGGGATTTTTACTATTCTTAAACAATAGTGGAATCCATGTTTGCATTTTCTttgttctatttaatttttgaaaaactcaACACTGTACAGCACTTGCCTTTTGAGCAGAAATTgaccaataaaaaaattttaaaaaggaagaagaaaagaaacaagaacaATATAATTATACCTAGTTGGGGATGAATGGATTGATTTTATTATTTCTGGATGGATGACGAGAGGATTGATTAAGCTTGAGCTCAtttgttacaatttttttttcattaatgtgaccaattattattttatctaccGCTAATgagatatatttttttacaaatgaGAATATAGTGTTATCAGTTAttctttaattatataaaatttgaaaagaaaaaagatgagGGTTCTAAATATAAttcattattaaatttatttcatcGTCAGTACATAAAATTATTGTCCGTCATGCCACGCCCCGTTGTTAAACATAAAATATCACTTTGTGCCTTTATATTATACATTCAAAATATGGACCTAAATCCATAGGTGAATGGTGCCGTTAATAtatttttggtttctttttcttcaaattttctatGCAAAACTCGACTGAGCCATCTTTTCCATCAGCTGCTTAGGCGAATAAATCCCGTAAAATTGATAGTGCGGCCCAATCTAAATACATCCTTAGACACCTTGGTATCTcaattaatataaacaattatttgAAAATTGAGGTATATGAATGTAGTAATTTGGTGTGTTTGGAATAAGAGCGATGAATCTCACCAAAAAAGtagataaataatattaaaaggaaaagaaaattcagATGATGGAAGCCTTCAATGAAAAGCAGCAGCTTCTCAACATCCATATGGtgaaaattacacaaaattatatataatatatattagtaatACATTTTGATGGGAATTCTCTTCATCTTACCCCAACAAAACCTGAAAGCTTGCTCATGCTATTCGGTATTTGTTTTTGGCATCTGTATGACACGTATTTAAATATGTCCTCCAAATTatgagaaaaaaaaggagaaaacttTAAGATATATTTGTATTGGAATCTGTACCCAACAGTCGCCCGAGTGACTAACTAGGGTATGTGCATAACCCTTGAGGTAGGGCAAGGTACccccaaaaaattaattaatttaataataaaataaagaatattctGGAATTATCAAGCTAGAATTCTCATGTTTTAAGCTTCTTTAAAGGTTGATCAGAATCCTCACCGCATCCAACTCTAGGCCGTGTCTTCCCTTGATTTGTAGAGGGAACCACCGTAGTATCCTAAACAACAATGAAGAATTAAGTTGAATTGCCTATAGTTTTACAAggtgaaaaatgaaataaaatggtagTTAGCAACGGCAAACAACCTTAAGTGTGGATGTGGGAGCCGTCGGCCGATTGCTAGATTGCTTTCCGAGCTCAATCTGTACCGAGATGCTGGCTTGCGATAAATCTAATCCCGAAGTTTGTAGCGCTTGTGTTAGTGTATTCAACAATCTGTCAAAACACATTTATCACTATAACAAATCGTGCTTTCGCTAAACAAGGACTATGGAAAGCTGCTAACACATTTCTGTTCTTCACAAAACTAAAAATCGAAAAGGTATGAACTTACCGTTGTGAATATAGGCTTGAGATGTTAATTTTTCCACCTTCAATTGTCAGCTCTTGTTCTTTTAGCTTCTCGCTAGGAAGAGCACCATTGGCAGTACAGGATCCAGTATGACACAGTACAGGCTGAGGCTGAGATGCATTATTTTCTGCATCAGATGGCAACCTAGGTGGAATTTGAGTTGCTGGAACAGTGTTCTGGGCAGTGTTGAAGAAGTTTGGTTGTAGTGACACAGGAAAGGGCATTGTTTTATTCATCATTCCTGGAGTAAGGTCCATTGCTCTGAAGGTTGTAGCACTGCTCTTATTAGGTTCGATAGGGTTCTCTGCACTTTCACGAATGGTTGGGGTGATGTTGATGTTTCCGTCATTCAACTTCGTAGGAAACACCACCGAAGGAGCGGACACACCATTTATGGCTCGAGATTGATCAGCGTAATTTTCTGTAGGCCTTTGGTTGCTTCTCTGTTTCAGTTGAGGCCAATGATCAGTCAGTCATTGTACAAATACCAATACTCAAAAACTGTAATGCCAGTATATACATATATCTGTTTGTGTGTGATGTTTGAAATTTTCATATCTAGAACATATGAAATTCTTAATTAATAAAGCCAAGTAAAGAATTTACCCATGGCATCAATTTTGATGGTACATGGCTCCATCCTTGGTATGTTCCTTCATATTTGTGTACTCTCTCCTGTAGAAACTGAATGTACTCGATAACCTATGAAAAGATTGAACAGCCACTGTTAAGAACTTAGAAAACTGTAGTTAGAAGTACAATAACTATTACTATTACAAGGAATCTATGTACCTCTAATAAGAATGAGGCAAACAATAACTATATCTATCACTGGATCTACGTACCTCCAATAAGAATGAGGCTTTATCTCTTTTTTGGTCACTGTTTGGAATGATATCTCTCAACATCTGAAATCTGCAAAATAATGGCAAGAGTTTAGTATATCAAGGTGATTTGCATCccaaaatttcaacttttcaGTTTCTAAACAGCATTTAATTTCTAGATTCACTTTAAAAAAGACATTCGGACAATCATAGTTCGTAAGTATCCAACACAAATCCACATGAAATTTCCCTAACTAATATGTGAAGCAAATGAAGCTATTTTCTAGAAGCTGAGCTTCCGTGCACACtgcattaaaaaaaagtatacgTTAGCTTTACTTTTAGGACTTTCTCAATAGGTCTCCATCACTGGTGCGAATTAATCAAAAGGGGCAATACTCTTCACCATAAAAGAAAAAGGATTTTCTAGTGAGAACAAAGGGATACATTCAACatgaaaaatcaagttaaaaaaaagacCTAACTGAACATATTTGTTCACGAAAAATGAATAAAACTCATTCAAATTGCTAAGAAATATTAAATGTGAAGCTGATTAGAGTTATGCTTGCCTGTTGTTAATTTTACTCCTCCTCCGCTGCTCAGTAGCAGAATGTTTTGACCTTGGGGTGTTGGCCTTCTGATCAGGTACACTCTTTCCATCCACTTTCACTCTCAATTCTcctgtaaaaataattaaagttattAGGACAAATAAAATCTTCGTTCTTCAATAATTAcagaaacaacctaaaaaaattACTGTCCGCATATCCaaataaccttttaaaaaaaccaaaatgtaTTATCTAAGTCCCCTCTCGTTTACATTAATATCACAAAGTAATCATCTAATTACTTGGATGCAAATGTTGAATACATGCATGTATtctttattgaaatatttaacattttttaaaagatCTGGAGGCTTCACATATTATTTTCATGTCAAGATATACAATAGACACAAATACTTGAAAATAAAGAGTTGGAGCAAGGTAACAATATAGCACAGCACATTACCTATATTATGGGTGGTAGTGGAACTCTCTTTCTTGAGAACaaaatcttcatcttcttcaaaatcatcatcatgtGAGCTACCTTTTGCTGATTTTATCATTTCCATGAAGCTTTGCCTTTTCTGCTTTGAGGATGGCCTGTTAAGAAGATCACAATGGAAACCTTTGGTTTAATTTTGAAcccataaataagaaaaataaaggcCATAAAAGAAACCAGAGCAAAAAGTGACTGACTGAGAGGAAGAGAGACAGCTGTAGCTCTTTGGATGGTTGTTGGTTGACGACTGCGCTCCCTTTTCCAACGACGATGTGGCCCAGTGTCCCACCGTTCCCGCCGCATCTATCAGAAGTAGCCGCCAAAATAATACTAAGTAAACGAGCGTAACAGCTTTTTATGCCGAATTGAATGCACTTAAAAACTTTGTCTAATGGTGGCCACTACTAGAAAATTAAGATTTAAGGCTCAAATATCCACTCTCCTTCGGTCTTCATATATACCAAGAAAACAAGAAATCGACCTTCAAGCCCCTTCAGTTTAACCAATTATAATGACGAtttaattatactttaatttttattaaaattaccaCTCATTTATGAAAACTTTTAACATTAGAATCAATTCCTACATTGGGATTCCAATGGAGTGAAGTGCTATAACGAAGGATAAAAACATGCATTAAGATgatatgaaaatgaaaagaaaacgaAACCAAATATGAAACGTAGTAATTTTGATTTGGAACATgcaagaaatgaaaatgaatcgGTCATATAAAATTCATCAATAGCTAGAAACATATGAAAATTGACTATCAGGAAAGGGTAAATATACTAGCATGGGCTCTTTGCTGTTGCGTGACTTATGTCCTAACTCAGTCTACTCTTACCTAATCATCTGCAGACTCGATGTACATGATGGTCATTCTAGTTTCAAATCCAAGCATAAATTCTTTAATATTTTGGAACATCTGGCTAGCTTTTATGGTACCAGCCTGAAATTTATAGCAATGACTATGCATGCGCATGCAAATGCAACAGGACACAAATTTAATAGtagcatgcatatatatatacccatGCAAATACAATGagatacaaattaaatatattcgTATTAAACATATATCTTTATTTGATACTCaccttaaatttaaattattgtttttgatTAATACAAGAAAGTGTTAGATCTTAAGGGATGTTATTCATGCATGACTAAATGAAAAGGATATTTTTATTTGACACTCACTCGAATTCAGGTAATGACCAATCAATGATAATACAAGTAGGAACTAGATCCTAACTCATGCATGACAATATCAAAAAGAATTACTACTAGTAGAAAAGTATTGCATATAAGAAGTAAGAAATTTTTTACCTCTTACAAAGGGTGTTTCTCCGGCGTTCTCCTTCCCTGTCTTTCCCTTCTTTCCCGCAGTTTCTTCCCACAGAGTGAAACCACTTCCGGTATAAGAACTGCAGTTGGAATTCTCATCATTTCTCTCTGTACTACTTCCTTCAGCAACAGTAAATACGGCCCCCTCAGACTTTGGAACCCTAGGATTAAAATAGGAAACGTGGCTTATACTGTATGTTCCAATCCCGCCAGGAAGAATATGTTCCACAGACGGCGGTGTTGGCATTTCAACAGTCGCTACCTCTATTGATATTTCCTTCTTGGCACTTGGATTCCCTTGTTGTTCTAGTTGTAAGAAATCACGAGTCTTGAGGTACCCACCTGCATATTTAGACACGATCAAACAAAGTAAATCCGGGTCTTTTgcctttgttttgtttctttttttatgattgttctaaatattataacatataaaccATTTCAAAACAACCATAAGAGAAATAATCCGAagatatataaatttaatccatctttttgtcattttaatctaatattttattaggtcagttaaatttttattgcctctttaattgattttgacgtacatattcaaattttttttcatcaattaTGAAGCCTTCATATATGCTGCTTTCCACAACTACTTAGATGAAGACATCTAGGGTTAGTGGTCAAACTACTACCGTtttagaaattgaaattttgtatCACCATGTACCGATGAATACATGTCGATCTAGATCGAATTGATTGGCATGAACCAATATCGTTTCTGTTTCTTTAAAAGTCGTACACATTGGTCAATACAATATGGAATGGTTGGTGgccatatttaaattttaaaaagaaaatacattAGAGGGGGGAAAAACTAGGTTGAAATACAATCAAATCAGCAAAAGCATCATACTCCCAACATGTCATTATATTTAGCAATTTTCTtggattaaaataatttaaaggttaCTAGGCATGCAACAAATAATTACTATAATTATTAAACACTTAAGAATAGAAAATAAGAGGTTCTAATCATAGCTCAAAAACAGAATAATTAAAATTGTTGACCCACTCCGTCTGCATCAGTTTCACGTGAAAGTCATTCTCATCAAAACTGTTTGGGTTGGTGTTGAATTATTATTCAGATCcgattaatatatataataattatatttctatttctatttatgGTATGTCATCTTAATTAAATTAgacaattattatttttcatatcaatttctccactaataaattattataaataaaagtaataataaaatattatttttacacataAAAAACCTTTATTTGCTGGCTTgcgtttttatatataaatataaatatttatttatgtgtctaTCACGGGATGGAAGcaagggaaagaaagaagaaatggaagaaagcagcGAGCGTGCAAGTATACAGGGAAAAGTTggtgatgatgtgaattatatgaCTTGTCAAATCATCTTTCggggtttttttaataattttattgctgtattatcatatttaatataatccataatcatataaaaattaaaatattttttttcaatattttaaactCAGATTACATTTGAGATTAACCCTTTTTCATTTCGAATCTTGTTGAAacctatttataaataattttatctttatttaattattttatattatattcttagatgatatTGTAAtcatctatttatatttatatttttttatattttatcattaaaacttaattttataGAATTAACCTATTAAATCTTAAATAtatttagtaaaataaatattaaaaaattaattttataaaatgggCCCATCAAAGGCTTTATTTGGCCCATAGTATTCATTCTTAAAAACAATGAGTCACGTGCACTACTCCAAATCATGATCCCTGATAAAACTCCAAAGATGGCCCCAAAAAAGACTTTAAACATAACTGTAAAgatattctatttatttatttttctctttcaacTTCacgtaatttaatttttattttacttaaaattcatgatatacatacttcttttttaatattacaaataaaaaaaaacattaattcaaTTGAAAAGATTAAAATTGCCATGTCCGATTTTACAGATGAAAACGGAGGATTTAAGAGGGaaatattttttcttatatttaataacatttgTGTGCAAGTTTTTTCTTCTACCAAATTTTtagttattataatttatttatataataattaaagtataacAAATGGAAAACTAAGCTACGAAAAAAAAGGGGGAGTGGAAAGGAGATAAAAACAAATAGTAGAGAATCTGTCTGtttgtttcaatctctttttttgggatcttaaaaattaaaataaaggaaagaaTTACCTTGAGAAGGTGGCCTTGGATCTTGTTGGACACTTGAATGACTGTACAGTGACAGAAAGTCATGCGTTGGTTTTCTTCCTGTTtatcaaaacaaaatttaaaaaaaaaatctaatccataaattctttaaattttaacacagttaattaagtaaaatattttcactCTAATCCATCTCTCTTTTTATCTGAATTTCTTGTTGTAAAATGGAAGTAAATCATTTTGGaaagaggaaaaaataaaataaaacgacGTAGTAAAATATATTACCTTCAGCTCCGAAAGGCCGGGATTGAGGGAGCTCCATCTACGGCGACGAATTCCTTTTGTTTTTGGATCagaaaattttatgtgatttatgACGAGCGAAATTCGAAATTCTACGACAAATTCAAAGAATTCGAAGAGCTTGAACCGGAAATTTCGAAAAACAAACTGAAAAGTTCCTTCTCTCTGATTGCCTTTATCAGATCCGTTTCACGTACGCCTCCACCTGAGATCGGAGGCGCATTTTTCACTTCAGATTCCAGAAATTCTGAACCTTCAAAATAaattccttcaattttttttctttagaaaaaTTCGACAATTTCAGCCTCAGAAGATCTTTCCCACTCGTTTTACTGACGGAATCAGaattttatttcttgtcacaGAATCTACcaccaaaaaatataaaaaaaattatttaaaaagaaaatcgtGCTTATACAAAATCCAGCTCCTCCAAAACTTAAGAAATGGAATTTTGCATAATTCaactcaaaattcaaacaacAATTCAAGAACAAAACCTTTTTCCCAAAAAAAGAGTACATACCTTCTTTGATCTGAACTCAAACGATGTTAACGTGAAATTTCAACGAAGGAATGATTGAACCAACCGAAAATCTGAATTGTAAACACTCAAGGTAAACTCGTAAAGTAAGAACGTCTAAAATTGCAGCTAACAAGCGCCGCCTTCGAAATTCAACcatcaaaagaagaaaaaaattatctTACTTTCTAAAGAAGAAGTTGTTCGGCGAATGGCGAGAGAGGCTTTGAGCCGGAGAAAATGaatctctcttcttcttttttcctctcTTGTTTTGTTAAGCATCCGGCCGTCCGCTTGCTTCAAAGAtcattttatacaatttctttccccttttttttttttttggtgtgtgtttcctttatttaaaaaatagaaaaagaaagtttTGTTAACGGCGTTGAAGTAACGACGTTGCGGCGGGGTTGACGACGTTTGTGCTAAGGTTGATGGCTTCCTTCgactttctttttaaaaaaaattgtgtgtGGCATTTTATGGATCACGCAATGatgatttaaattttagtttctcTTTTTCCGTTCTCTTgagggaaaaattttaaaatatatatttatacttcaCTTAGGTACAGTGAAACTCAACCCATCTCACGAATTTAAGTGAAGTTATTATTTATATcgattttactaattttttatttaaaatacgaTATATCTTATCATTATAatcaacatttaataattaatagtatttattttaaatgagAAGTTTTTGGTTTTCTTATAAGATGTTAGATTTATGTAACAAAATCATgtgcatatatttatattatatttaaattatactattgtgagaatattttcattttatgtatttatatataatgagatttaaacttaaaatattaaaaatttttaatttttaattttatcatttcgactaaaattttatttaattctcatataaaattttaattaatatatttttttgaccATTGTGGGGTATCATGATCTAATGTACATAGATTGCttatactaaaaaaaaaattaacattatgtttatgaaaatgaattttatataaaagatttaatgaaaaatttggCCATTAACGTTtgtatgttttgtcaaaatgactcttattgtattttttatttttttcatcaatctttgttcttttttttcaacatgttttttctaatagatttaatgaaagcatcattaaaaaagttaaatggggttatgtgaaatatttttgatgagatgtaatttattacttagataacccaataaaataattacatgtgaaaataaataaaataaataaataatacattaaatttaaaaaattattaatttaaagaaaataaacataattatctaaaaaagtTAACTTAGTAAAAAAAACTTATCAGTAAACAAACATATGAATAATTGAAACCTTttgaaagaaaaggaagattgaaacgttgaatttattcattaaatctgttagaaaagtatgttaaaaaaataaaggttgatggctaaaaaatacttaaaaatacaattagagtcattttaacaaaatatacaaatattagTGGCCAAATTTATCAATAAGTCCATACAAAACTAAAAcatataagaaaagaaaatgtgcAAAGGAGTTACATGTAATAGTTTGAAACAATTTTAGGTGTAAccaatatatatcaaaataaaatgttTTCAATA
It includes:
- the LOC121209640 gene encoding transcription factor BIM1, with product MELPQSRPFGAEGRKPTHDFLSLYSHSSVQQDPRPPSQGGYLKTRDFLQLEQQGNPSAKKEISIEVATVEMPTPPSVEHILPGGIGTYSISHVSYFNPRVPKSEGAVFTVAEGSSTERNDENSNCSSYTGSGFTLWEETAGKKGKTGKENAGETPFVRDAAGTVGHWATSSLEKGAQSSTNNHPKSYSCLSSSQPSSKQKRQSFMEMIKSAKGSSHDDDFEEDEDFVLKKESSTTTHNIGELRVKVDGKSVPDQKANTPRSKHSATEQRRRSKINNRFQMLRDIIPNSDQKRDKASFLLEVIEYIQFLQERVHKYEGTYQGWSHVPSKLMPWRSNQRPTENYADQSRAINGVSAPSVVFPTKLNDGNINITPTIRESAENPIEPNKSSATTFRAMDLTPGMMNKTMPFPVSLQPNFFNTAQNTVPATQIPPRLPSDAENNASQPQPVLCHTGSCTANGALPSEKLKEQELTIEGGKINISSLYSQRLLNTLTQALQTSGLDLSQASISVQIELGKQSSNRPTAPTSTLKDTTVVPSTNQGKTRPRVGCGEDSDQPLKKLKT